Proteins encoded in a region of the Cupriavidus pauculus genome:
- a CDS encoding tautomerase family protein, giving the protein MPYLQLDVNDHYSTEQKKRLAARMSETYAAMMSVDIRRISVAIRELGEGGVWRIPEVGQEPTPVALMMLDIRKGRPPELRMEVAKALCAHCIEILGLREDRLNVEFTQHSGDEMYHPTLGGYSPDWQPGEA; this is encoded by the coding sequence ATGCCCTACCTGCAGCTGGACGTCAACGACCATTACTCGACCGAACAGAAAAAACGACTCGCGGCACGCATGAGCGAGACCTATGCGGCCATGATGTCGGTGGATATCCGCCGCATCTCGGTGGCCATTCGCGAGCTTGGCGAAGGGGGCGTATGGCGCATTCCCGAAGTCGGGCAGGAGCCGACGCCCGTCGCGCTCATGATGCTCGACATCCGGAAAGGCCGTCCGCCCGAACTTCGTATGGAAGTCGCCAAGGCACTCTGTGCGCACTGCATCGAGATTCTGGGCCTGCGTGAGGACCGACTCAATGTCGAATTCACCCAGCATTCCGGGGACGAGATGTACCACCCGACGCTGGGCGGCTATAGCCCCGACTGGCAGCCTGGCGAGGCGTGA
- a CDS encoding tautomerase family protein — MPLARINIAKTASADTVRAIGNVIYDAMTSVANVPAHDKFQIVTRHAEDELIYPQEGYLGVSYTPNIVFIQITWNAGRSTDVKKAFYKAVAEGIAAKTGMRIDDVWINLIDVAREDWSFGRGEMQYAPKDGQ; from the coding sequence ATGCCTCTCGCCCGCATCAACATCGCCAAAACCGCATCCGCCGACACCGTGCGCGCCATCGGCAACGTGATCTACGACGCCATGACGTCCGTCGCCAACGTTCCCGCCCACGACAAGTTTCAGATCGTGACGCGCCATGCCGAGGATGAACTGATCTACCCGCAGGAAGGCTATCTCGGTGTCAGCTACACGCCGAATATCGTGTTTATCCAGATCACGTGGAATGCGGGCCGGAGCACCGACGTAAAAAAGGCCTTCTACAAGGCCGTGGCCGAGGGCATCGCCGCGAAGACGGGCATGCGTATCGACGACGTCTGGATCAACCTCATCGACGTTGCCCGCGAGGACTGGTCGTTCGGCAGGGGCGAGATGCAATACGCGCCCAAGGATGGCCAATAA
- a CDS encoding LysR family transcriptional regulator, whose amino-acid sequence MLEELKAFIAVVDHTSLTRAAEKLYLTQSAVSRRVQQLEDLLGTTLLDRSSRPPSVTAVGQRVYQSGAAILRDLDRLMRITKDDEEPSGTFRIGLPQVIADVALFEIARRLKTSFPRLELRCRTEWSATLQQAIAAGDLDAAILMLPIGTMPLDGMEAEHIARFDVLIVQSKATPLVTSPARIAELADHEWILNPQGCGYRALLQGAMEGVGKQLRLGVDVHGTETQLHLVAAGMGLGLAPRSLLSASSHLPALSVVDAIDISLVFDLWLAHARTLGNLAKALGVLHQALVDPVQPA is encoded by the coding sequence ATGCTTGAAGAACTGAAGGCCTTTATCGCCGTCGTCGATCACACCTCGCTCACCAGGGCGGCGGAGAAGCTCTACCTCACGCAGTCCGCCGTCTCGCGCCGCGTCCAGCAGCTGGAAGACTTGCTGGGGACGACGCTGCTCGACCGGTCGAGCCGGCCACCGAGCGTCACCGCCGTGGGGCAGCGCGTCTATCAGTCCGGCGCCGCGATCCTGCGGGACCTCGACCGCCTGATGCGCATTACCAAAGATGACGAGGAGCCCAGCGGCACGTTCCGAATCGGCCTGCCGCAGGTCATTGCGGACGTTGCATTGTTCGAGATCGCAAGGCGCCTGAAGACGAGCTTCCCCCGGCTCGAACTGCGGTGCCGCACCGAATGGAGCGCAACGCTGCAGCAGGCAATCGCCGCCGGCGATCTCGATGCCGCGATACTGATGCTGCCGATCGGGACCATGCCGTTAGACGGCATGGAGGCCGAGCACATCGCGAGGTTCGACGTATTGATCGTGCAGAGCAAGGCCACGCCGCTCGTGACCAGCCCCGCGCGCATCGCCGAGCTCGCCGACCACGAGTGGATCCTGAATCCGCAGGGGTGTGGCTATCGTGCATTGCTGCAAGGCGCGATGGAGGGCGTGGGCAAACAGCTGCGCCTTGGCGTCGACGTCCATGGGACCGAGACACAGCTGCATCTGGTCGCGGCCGGCATGGGCCTGGGACTGGCACCGCGCAGCCTGCTCTCGGCCAGCAGCCATTTGCCGGCGCTGTCCGTCGTGGATGCCATCGACATCTCGCTCGTTTTCGACCTGTGGCTGGCGCATGCGAGAACGCTCGGCAATCTCGCGAAAGCGCTCGGCGTCCTTCATCAAGCGCTCGTCGATCCCGTGCAGCCGGCCTAG
- a CDS encoding phosphoribosyltransferase yields the protein MDKPLLTLTYDQLDQWIESLQPALLAESFTASIGILRGGAPLALMVSHAIGVPVAFVGYERQARKVSWQSATPMPPPGSKVLLCEDIAGRGFTLADSKAFLERHGLVVRTLTGAFDDISRLRPDYANDARGYFTIFPWERQAYTAGYRADWERMASGAADRMAEDHEYAAYAIDLDGILLPDVPLSRYDDLASALRERDALLPFEVLPTRRLKNVRAVITGRPDIDRDRTEAWLRRHGFDHLDLVMRPRDQDDSPASTAAYKAAAARRCGVTHFIESDPVQALLIAKEEPLLRVVWWDAANRSGMLINTVGWNATAVPA from the coding sequence ATGGACAAGCCGCTTCTGACGTTGACTTACGACCAGCTCGATCAATGGATCGAGTCGTTACAACCCGCATTGCTTGCGGAATCGTTTACAGCAAGCATCGGCATTCTTCGCGGCGGTGCGCCGCTGGCGCTGATGGTGTCGCACGCCATTGGCGTGCCGGTGGCGTTCGTCGGCTATGAGCGTCAGGCACGCAAGGTCTCGTGGCAGTCGGCCACACCGATGCCACCGCCGGGCTCGAAGGTCCTGCTCTGCGAGGATATCGCCGGCCGGGGCTTTACGCTGGCCGACAGCAAGGCGTTTCTCGAGAGGCACGGTCTTGTCGTCAGGACATTGACGGGCGCGTTCGATGACATCAGCCGCCTCCGGCCGGACTATGCCAACGACGCACGGGGCTACTTTACGATCTTCCCGTGGGAGCGACAGGCTTATACCGCGGGATATCGCGCGGACTGGGAACGCATGGCATCAGGCGCGGCGGACAGGATGGCGGAAGACCACGAATACGCGGCCTATGCCATCGACCTCGACGGCATTCTGCTCCCCGACGTGCCGCTATCGCGCTACGACGACCTCGCTTCGGCATTGCGCGAGCGCGACGCCCTGCTTCCCTTCGAGGTGCTGCCCACCCGCCGCCTGAAGAACGTGCGGGCCGTGATCACGGGGCGTCCCGACATCGACCGGGACCGCACCGAAGCATGGCTGCGCCGGCACGGTTTCGACCATCTGGACCTCGTCATGCGACCCCGCGATCAGGACGACAGCCCCGCCAGCACCGCCGCGTACAAGGCCGCCGCCGCGCGCCGCTGCGGCGTGACGCACTTTATCGAAAGCGATCCGGTGCAGGCGCTGCTGATTGCAAAAGAGGAACCTCTTTTGCGCGTGGTCTGGTGGGACGCCGCAAACCGAAGCGGCATGCTGATCAATACCGTCGGATGGAACGCCACGGCCGTCCCTGCTTGA